In Notolabrus celidotus isolate fNotCel1 chromosome 10, fNotCel1.pri, whole genome shotgun sequence, one DNA window encodes the following:
- the dynlt3 gene encoding dynein light chain Tctex-type 3 — protein sequence MEEYNSGDEVIFNADEANITVKECIEGVIGGTDYDQSKVNQWTANIVEHSLTHLVKQGRPFKYIVNCAIMQKTGAGLHTANSCYWDTATDGNCTVRWENRTMYCVVSVFAVAVAL from the exons ATGGAGGAGTACAACTCTGGGGACGAG GTTATCTTCAATGCTGATGAGGCCAACATCACAGTAAAAGAG TGCATTGAAGGTGTTATTGGAGGAACAGATTACGACCAGAGCAAAGTGAACCAGTGGACGGCCAACATAGTGGAGCATTCTCTGACTCATCTGGTCAAACAGGGACGACCGTTTAAATACATCG TGAACTGTGCGATCATGCAGAAGACGGGTGCAGGTCTCCACACAGCCAACTCCTGCTACTGGGACACGGCCACTGATG GAAACTGCACAGTGCGGTGGGAGAATCGCACCATGTACTGCGTGGTCAGCGTGTTTGCCGTTGCCGTTGCTCTGTAA